A part of Hyla sarda isolate aHylSar1 unplaced genomic scaffold, aHylSar1.hap1 scaffold_796, whole genome shotgun sequence genomic DNA contains:
- the LOC130346565 gene encoding uncharacterized protein LOC130346565, giving the protein MSEENKTVSDPSQDRIQTMVDASVSKSVQAAIVTLQDTITKSMNLVLARATLQNPSDLPPRTPSDQYWSPKESVSELAKGFKGPGKSKSKRRHLSVDPYSKPTRYTLESHTPSKSQANDSVPIRGINQSDNTSSTLEEAHSSKRKKVDFRSKPDSFRESSSEDSDHSDIEDVDDILYISEEGGSDHDDPALQDDTKTGDSNDPFFDPSLIYHPRSGEWLPEPKVAEYLAMWVFKSLDKASRSKLKSECPRPSLPHNSSATPELDPLLNKFLFKTGKNPKKGIDRSFKACQDKLMDLLGPLTKILNLAELASNSNTSVDTETLKGWAQRAICLFGNANAALSTERKRSILMKIDPQLTNLASTEPPNPTKGLLFGDEFIKEMNKYVGLFSSLSKAQVSMKKVFSQKIFGKAGRGRGRSSSRSTQYRPQYRTTYNPPQPSFTTPTPTPFFPYRGRPWRARGQRGYPRSRPSSVQQ; this is encoded by the exons atgtctgaggaaaataaaaCTGTATCTGATCCTTCACAGGATCGTATTCAAACAATGGTGGACGCATCTGTGTCCAAATCGGTTCAAGCAGCGATTGTCACCTTACAAGACACAATCACAAAATCCATGAACCTGGTTTTGGCACGTGCCACCCTTCAAAACCCCTCAGATTTACCACCCCGAACTCCATCTGACCAATACTGGTCGCCCAAAGAATCAGTCTCTGAACTGGCTAAGGGCTTTAAAGGACCTGGAAAGTCCAAATCAAAGAGACGACATTTGTCTGTTGATCCTTATTCCAAACCTACTAGATACACTTTAGAATCTCATACCCCCTCCAAATCACAGGCAAATGACTCCGTCCCTATAAGGGGAATTAACCAGTCAGATAATACTTCTTCCACCCTAGAAGAGGCTCACTCCTCTAAACGGAAAAAAGTGGACTTTAGATCCAAACCAGACTCCTTTAGAGAGTCCTCATCTGAAGATTCTGATCACTCAGACATTGAGGATGTGGACGATATTTTATATATCTCTGAGGAAGGTGGCTCAGACCATGACGACCCTGCTCTGCAGGACGACACCAAAACAGGTGATTCTAATGACCCCTTTTTCGATCCCTCATTGATTTATCACCCTCGGTCAGGGGAATGGTTACCTGAACCTAAGGTAGCTGAATATCTGGCTATGTGGGTATTTAAATCTCTGGACAAGGCTTCTAGGAGCAAATTAAAGTCAGAGTGCCCCCGCCCATCTCTCCCGCATAATTCTTCGGCCACCCCCGAGTTGGACCCTTTACtcaataaatttttatttaagacGGGAAAGAATCCAAAGAAAGGGATCGACCGCAGCTTCAAGGCTTGCCAGGACAAACTTATGGACCTGCTAGGTCCATTAACCAAAATTCTCAATTTGGCAGAACTGGCTTCTAACTCAAATACTTCGGTGGATACCGAAACTCTGAAGGGATGGGCTCAAAGAGCCATATGCTTATTCGGCAATGCCAATGCCGCTCTCTCTACAGAGAGAAAGAGGTCTATTCTAATGAAAATAGACCCGCAGTTGACCAATTTGGCCTCTACGGAGCCACCTAATCCTACTAAAGGATTACTCTTTGGAGACGAGTTCATAAAAGAAATGAACAAATACGTGGGCCTGTTTTCGTCTTTAAGTAAGGCACAGGTCTCTATGAAGAAGGTCTTCTCTCAGAAGATTTTTGGAAAGGCTGGAAGAGGCAGGGGCCGCTCTTCCAGCCGCTCAACTCAGTATAGACCCCAATATAGAACCACATATAACCCACCACAACCCTCCTTCACTACACCCACCCCGACACCATTCTTCCCATACAGGGGCAGACCTTGGCGCGCACGAGGACAACGGGGTTACCCACGATCCAGACCATCTTCAG TGCAACAATAA